Part of the Falco cherrug isolate bFalChe1 chromosome 1, bFalChe1.pri, whole genome shotgun sequence genome, TTCCTGCTAAAGGTAAGGAGGCCCCACGTGTGCTGATGCTGGCCGGGGCTGCATGCCACAGCAGGGAGCGGGGGTCCGTCTCTGGCCCCCATGGAGGATGTTCCTTACAAAGGTGGCCTCTTGTCTTGTAAGTTGTAATTATGCAACCGGATGGCAGGATAATAAAGTCACTGGTTGATTTCTCTTCTTTGCAGGCCCaggcaaaagcaaaagccaaaacCTATGAATTCCGCAGTGACTCTTCCAGGGGGATCCGGGTGCCATATCCCGGCAGGTccccccaggagctgggctcCACGTCCCGGGCTAGGGAAGGACTGAGAAACATAGCCctggctccccagggcagctccagcaccagcacccccaagggAGACAGCATCCGGGACCGGGTGATCCGCGTGGAGGAGAAACCTGGGGAGACCCCCAAAAAGAGAGGCCCGAAGCCCAGGAAGGAGCTGTACAAGGACCTAGCAGAGACTCTGGATGCCTCCAAGAGGAAACTGGGGGACCCGGGGGACAAGGTGGGGGACTACCTGAAGGTCAGGAAGATGGAGGAGATGGCAGCAGGGGCGGCCAAGTTCGGCTCGGGACATAGTGTCATCCAGCTGGCCAGGCGGCCGGACCCCGACCTCCCTGGCGCCCTGCCTGGCCCCAACCGAGCCGAGGTGGGTGCCAAACTGGGAGCTGCCGAGACCTACCCTCCCCGGCTGGCCAAGCACCGGGCAGACTTTCTGGACCCCAAGGGGCAAGGGGGGCTGGACCCCGGTGGGCCCAAGCTCCTGCACGGTGCGGTGAGCCCGGGTACCATGGGCAGCCTGTACCGCGACGGCATGGGGGGCCAGGCGGGGCGGCCTTCCCTCATTGCCAGGATCCCTGTCTCCAGGATCCTTGGGGACCCAGAGGAAGAGTCCTGGAGCCCCTCTCTCAACAACCTGGAGAAGGTGGTGGTAACTGATGTGACCTCTAACTTTTTGACCGTCACCATCAAGGAGAGCAGCACGGACCAAGGATTCTTTAAAGAGAAGCGATGAGTTTGTTGGAGGTGGtgctggggttttctttggTCAGATCCAGACAAAAGCTTGGTTAGAGCTTGgtggacctttttttttttttttcctttttttttttccttttttttcttttttcttttttctttgttttgatgtttggttttttgtggttttttttgtactgGAGAGGATTTAGAAACTGTCCTAAATTCATTaactcattctttttttttttttttccacgtCTTACATTTCGTTGGAAAGATTATCTCTAGAGTTATATTTTCTATTAGATGTAAATatgttatttaagaaaaaaatgcttatatatatctatatatatatttcaactctgagttgttttatttaaatggagACAACAGTGACTGCTCAGTTGCTCTTAGAAAGGACAATAAAACTGAGAACTAACGGGAGTTCATGCATCTGTTGCAGGAGCCGGTGTACATAACAATGTTCATAGCTAATtatgttctgggtttttttaactattatttttcatatgatGCTATGGATGGTGGAGGGGGAGGTGTTACTCCCTCAGAGGGCAGAGTGCCCTGATTTCTTGATTGTGATATAAGGTGTTGCTTGTACAATCAAGTGTGCTGTATCCAGAACTGTTGCCCTTGACAGTTGAAGTAAGCACTTGAATTTACAGTATtgttggggagggggtgttTCCAGTCTAACAAAAAATATGTTGCTATGTCGGGGCggggaaaagcagaaatccaTAAAAAGGCTAAAACTGTTCTAGCAGAGTATTAACTTGAATTACCTTTTCTTGCAAAGGAAGAGGAGGTTTGTGTGTGTAAGGTTCCTGAGAGGGGTGATACTGAAATGCACTTTAATAGAGTTGTCGTAGCAGTTGTGGGAGATGGGACTGAGCTGagaatctgttttcattttgtctggCTGCTTGATTCTGTTCCCCCACCcacctacaaaaaaaaaaaaaagccaccgcccccccccccccccccccccccccccccccgcctctgTTTACATTCCTGAAATGCCAGAGAGGTTTGGGAGGGTAGCATGTCACTGCCCATATTTAGATGCTTTATACTGCTATAGAAAGTGAAatgttattactttttttttctgaacacagTTCACTTCAGACTGTTGGAAGACTCCAGATAGTGTTTTGTAATATCCACATCTCTGACAAATCCCAGAGCCACCTTTATGCATTCAAAGACAATAcatatttcccttttcttacGCTAGTTAAACAATAGCCAAGAGGCAAAATATTCCCATGCACGAGCAGCCCTGCTGACTCGGGTggctttttgtggtttgtttgccTGTGGTATTTCTCCTGGCTCTGTAGGACCCCGCCGTTTttcctccctgggctggggcagggcacagCCATGGGGTTTCATGGCTCTCAACCAAgtgcagcagccctgggtggATGTGGGGGAGGTGTGGGGGCTACAGCCCCCTGCTCTGCTTGCTCCTGTTCCCCAGCTTGTCCATGATCTGACCTGGGTGGGGAGCAGGACCTTTGCCTGTGTTGTGATGTCGGTTGAGGTGGAGCAGGTGCCCCTGTCCCAACATGTTGGTGAGCATCTCTGGGAGTTGGAAAGCACTAGGTTGTCTGGCAGCACCTGAGGGCTGTGTCACTTTTGGCCTTCCTTGATGGCTGGCCCAGCCAACCTCCTGATGGCCCCTGGTGTGGGGGGCTGCATGGGGGGTGGCAGCACAGGGAGCCTGAGGGATGGGGAAAAGGGCTGGGGCAAGGAGCAGCCTCCTGCTGTTGGGTTGAGCTGCATCCTCACTTGGTCCCCTTCCCTGTCCTTTTGGGACCTTCTGTCAGGTGGCCTagcaggaggatgctgtgtTGACTGTACAGGGGGAGCCATGTCTGTgagttttggggtgggtttttttgtttggttggttttcttttttttttttaaggcatatTTTGTATAATTGAGATTTTTAACTTGGTTTGTATGAAGAACCAATGTGCTGGTGCCAGTGCCAGGGGCAGCCGATGTGGGATGTGTGTTGTCAGAGGGACGATGATGGGATTGAGCTGCCCGTCCTCCCACTGCGGCTGTGCCAAGGCTGGAGGATGCTTCCCTTTCCAAAAGAGCCCGGAGCCGtgctcctgccctgccgggATGCGGTTGGGATTTAGTGTGCTTCGCTCCAGCcatgtgtatatgtgtgcatCCTGACACACATGTATATGGAGCAAAACATACATGTGgatgtatatgtgtgtatgtatatagtGACATATATACTGAGTGTGTGTGCGtggggggctgtgtgtgtgaattatttaaattaagacTTGTACAAAACCAATTTGGCTACATCTCAGTCTCAGAAGTGAAGCTTAAACTACGTGTCTTCTGCCAGCCGTGAATGTCGATATGAGACCTGCTTTTTATGTGAGTTTAAATATATACTTTGTAAATAGAAACgtgtctgctttctgtttgtagCCCTGGGGTGATGCGgggcgcagggctggggggagcctggGAGCATCATGGGGTGGGCAGCCTCGGGTCCCCGCTCCACACAGGCGGGCCGGGAGCTGGGGCTAGGGGCGAGGGGATGGGGCACAGGTGCTGCTAGGCCGGCCCCCCCCCGGGGGTTCCTGCGGTGCCTGGACCGGTTGGCGGTGGGTACTGTGTGCGGCTCCGCTTCGAGGAGCAGCCCCGGGACTGCCGCGAGGGAAGGCAGCCGGTTACCGGGCCGGGCACTCCGCCCATCCGACGGGGCGGGCAGTACAGCGGGGGTGCGGGTGGGGGCCCGGCGGCCGCCCCTGCGCGGCTAGCCCGGCCTTTGTATTCAAATCTGCAGGCGGAGGGgagcgggggtggggtgggtgttggttttgggtttttttttttttgttttttttttttttaagcggTGCCCTCATTAACCTCCTTTTTCTGCTCCGCCGGGTGAAAGGCGCGGACCCCCGCATTATGGGAGCTGTCAGCGGCTGGGCGCGGAAAATGAGTGTCAAGGAGGAGCGGGAGAAAGGGCCGCACAATGGCGCCTTtctcccccggcccggcgggggggcccTTTCACacgggccgcggcggggcccccagcggggcgggcgcggagggagggggtgggaaCGGCGGGGGGCGGTTTGCGAAGCCCCCGGCCGCAGCCTGCAGGAGCCGCCGCCTTTACCCCGTGCCAAGGCGGCTCCGCGCACCCGCCCGGGGCTCAGCTCCCTGCCGACGGCAGCCCCGACGGCGGAGCCCTGGGGGGGAGGGCGTTtggccccccctgccccgccgcggcAGCTGGGACCAGGCAGCCGCCGTTGCCCGCGCCCTTCGGCGCCCGCGCAGCCTCCGCAGGGCAGGCCCGGCCCGAGCGCGGCCCTGGGCAGGTCCCGGTCCCGCTGATGGGGGTGGCCGGGTGGGgcccctgggctgggctggcgcTAAGCGGGGACACCTGAGAccctgccccgcccccggcagccGCAGCGGAGCCTGGTGGACTGCGCACTGCCGGTAGGagcggggcccggggccgggAGGGTGTCGCGTCCCGCCGGGAGGCTCGGGGgaagctggggggggctggTTCCCCTACCCCTTCAGCCTCGCCCAGCCCGGGCTCGGGGGGCCCCGCTGCGGCCCgggcccgcagccccgggcggggggagggggcaacACGGTGCCCCCGGGGGGAGCGGGATGCTGTATCACAAGCAGCGGCTGCCCCGggttctctgtgtgtgtgggcCACTCCCGGAGCAGTGACCACACCAGCctggaaagttaaaaaaaatatttattgatatACTAAAAAAGAGCAGTGGAAAAGTCATACACCGCTCCCCCAccggccgcgccccgccccccccgcccccccccccccgtaccCCTCTCCTAGTGTTTTcctgcaaataaattaaaagcagcctAGATGTCGTGGGTCCACACTAGCGTTAGTGTCCAGCAGCACCGAAGGCAAGTGAGGTACCCGGCAGGCGACGGGAGCCCCGGGGGGAGCGGTGCCCACAGCCCCACGTTGCTCGGCGGGCTGGGTGCCTGTCCTGCTCCACAAAGCCCTTACGCTTTCCCAGGGTAATAACATCTCCAACTTttgttctctgaaaataaaagcaaacaaacagctgTAGTGTAAAGCAATTATAAGTGTCATACAGGAACGATTTGGCTCTCTCTTTAATTGAAACATACAAATTACAAATCGGACCAGTGACTGGCACAAGTTACAAGAACAATTGTTTATTTTCACCCATCCCTCAGTTTCTTTCAGTAAAAACCTCTCCGGCTCTGGAGCCCTTCACACCCAGCTCAGAAACTCAATGCAAACCAAACCCCCTAAACTATCCCCGTCCCTCCACGAACTCCAGGTTTTTTTGgtacaaaatatatatatataaaaatagactAAGTTTCTAGGGAAGATGGCTGAATTGGCCACCTCTTCCAGTCCAATGGAAAACAACAAGTATGCTTAACCAGATTATGCCTGGAGAAAATATCCATTCAATATACAAATACTGCAGGACTTTCCACATCGGAAACCCCTTAGAAAATGACAAGTGACAAACTAATTGGCTGTTTGACACACGGCTGAACACTCCAACCCATAGcagcaaactaaaaaaaaaaaaaaaaagaaaaaaaaaagtggactTTGAATACTAATGGTACTGACTGGTAAACAGGATCTGCACCGGCTTTCAACCCCTGTCCACAAAAGATTACAGTAAATCACTCACATAATGTGCCTTTGAGAGGCAAACTCCAACAGGAACCGTTCGCAGacaccccagcactgctgggagaGCCGAGATCCCAAAACATGAGGTcaggaaggggctggggaaggaacACTGGAGGAGATGAAGGTCAGAAAAAATTCTCAATTATCATTTTCACCATCCTTAGACCTTTGGAATCGAACCAACTGGTGAGCAAAAGGCACAATAGCAAGTGGTGACAGTAGAGTCCTGCCGCTACTGGGAGGAGACATGCCTGGGAAGAATGAATGACGGAGGAAAGCCAGTCACCATTGGGATATGTGTTCCCCTGGGTACAAGCCCGGGCCCAGCAGCCCTTCACCTGGCCAGGAGGCAGGAGCAAGCCCCTGCATGGAGAAATGCATGTGAGCTTTGATGGGGGCTCTGGAGGGAGCAGCCGTCTTGGGGCTGGCGTGCAGCAAACACAGCACCTGCCGTCACAGCTCGTCTCCTGCACCCCGTGGATGCTTGGTGCCTGACTGCTTCTTGGAGCATCCtcagatgcttttttccccctcagggACACCAGTCCCCCACATCCTATTGCTCTAGGCAAGAGCATCCCTGTTAGGCTGGCTCCCCCTCAGTGGGCATCCCTCAGCTGCCTTCAGTGCTGCACCAGGGCTCTGAACGACGGCTGGGTGTCCTGCTGGGGACCAGGGCACCTCTCCCCATCAGTATCATGGCTGTCTCCAAGACCCTGTGACCACCTTGCTTTGCATAGGCACAAACCTGTTGTGGGACCAGTGTCACAGACAAGGCTGAGATAAGGACGGTCCAAAAGGCACATTGTCATTCGGTTTGGATTTGCAAAGGCCAAGTAGCAAACATTCAGTGTGTGGGGAAGAGCATTACCTCCATGCTCAGATTCCTTGACTCTTCTCCCAAAACACTGATTTCCCCAGCACAAAAGCACACCCAGCAGAGAGACCATGTCCGGAGCATTCGTTTCTGCTGACACAGGCCAACGTTTCCTTGGACTGTTCAAAGCAACGGTAGCTCGTTTGGCAAAGTTAAAGACTAGAAGGTAAACAGCGCAGACTGACGTTTTGGCATCGTGGAGCTCAACAGAAACTCTGTCCTTGGGAACCTTCTGCGCGGACAAcactccctcctctccccttgGCCCTTTGCCTTGCAGAATGACGTGCAGCACATTGCAGGGCTGggcgggcagcagcagagcaaggctgCGCCAGTCCCCAGCaaaccccctgccccaggctgcctgACACCTGGCATTCaaggctgcctggctgcactGGGGCAGCACTGGCGCCGAGGCGCCTGCTGCATCGCTCCGGCAGCAAGGCATTGGTATGCCTCCACCCGCTCCAGCTTGCTGGCACGTTGCTGGCTCACACAGGatgctgtgctcagctctgTAACACAACAAACTCAAGGCCATGACCAAGAGGACAGCTGGGGATTAAACACAAAAGTGAAGGGGGAGCACCTCTGGAGCAGAGGAGCCTGCCCCGGTGGAGGCTGCAGCTGAGTGCACAGAACAACCATCCATCCCTTGAACTGGGCAGCACGTGCAGCCAGCGCCAGCGTTTCATTTCACCTGAGAATTGCACTGCcgccagccagcagcagcaaatgcgACTGCAGTGGGCTGATGCGTCGCGGTGGGGGGGGGTCAGAAGTACCTGTACCCCCCGTTTGGTCCATTTATCTCCACACTCATGTGTGTGATGACACTTGCAAGTGCCCCTGCCTGTAGCAAAGTAAGATGCCAGTCCTGGTGCCAAGTCAGTCGCCTGGCAAGCAGTGACCCCTGAAGTGGTGCCTGTTCACGCACACACCAAGCAGTCACCCTAGACCCGAGCAGTCACCCGAAGGACAGCCCTTTggaggcactggcaggctgcaggcttATCATCTCCTCTGAGAAAGGAGTTCAGCACTAACGGAATGAAAATGACCTTGAATGCTACTAAACTCTGCCTGAACTACTGCTGCTAATTTTGGTTTGTAAGAGTACTCTACAGCAGGGAAAAAGACCTCTGTAAAAAAGCCACTACTGGTTGCAATTACAAGCCAAAAAGAacaccctggctgctggcacaggaTGGCAAGATGAAGGGGAACGGCTGCTGCAGGCCCTCTGGCTTCTCGGGGAACAGCAGCCTGAGGTACCCACTGCCCCTGTGTGGCCCTGACcatcctctctctcctctcctctttcccaCTGCTCCAGACCACACGTGCAGGTGTTCTTGACCAGCTGCTGagccctccagctgcagaaaaacGTGGATGATCAGAGTGAGTCAAACCCAGTGAGCATCCAAAGTTGGGTCTGGCCTGGCTCCCAGCAGGGAGG contains:
- the CBX8 gene encoding chromobox protein homolog 8 isoform X2, with translation MELSAVGERVFAAEALLKRRIRKGRMEYLVKWKGWSQKYSTWEPEENILDARLLAAFEEREREMELYGPKKRGPKPKTFLLKAQAKAKAKTYEFRSDSSRGIRVPYPGRSPQELGSTSRAREGLRNIALAPQGSSSTSTPKGDSIRDRVIRVEEKPGETPKKRGPKPRKELYKDLAETLDASKRKLGDPGDKVGDYLKVRKMEEMAAGAAKFGSGHSVIQLARRPDPDLPGALPGPNRAEVGAKLGAAETYPPRLAKHRADFLDPKGQGGLDPGGPKLLHGAVSPGTMGSLYRDGMGGQAGRPSLIARIPVSRILGDPEEESWSPSLNNLEKVVVTDVTSNFLTVTIKESSTDQGFFKEKR
- the CBX8 gene encoding chromobox protein homolog 8 isoform X1 yields the protein MELSAVGERVFAAEALLKRRIRKGRMEYLVKWKGWSQKYSTWEPEENILDARLLAAFEESFGFFNTSREREMELYGPKKRGPKPKTFLLKAQAKAKAKTYEFRSDSSRGIRVPYPGRSPQELGSTSRAREGLRNIALAPQGSSSTSTPKGDSIRDRVIRVEEKPGETPKKRGPKPRKELYKDLAETLDASKRKLGDPGDKVGDYLKVRKMEEMAAGAAKFGSGHSVIQLARRPDPDLPGALPGPNRAEVGAKLGAAETYPPRLAKHRADFLDPKGQGGLDPGGPKLLHGAVSPGTMGSLYRDGMGGQAGRPSLIARIPVSRILGDPEEESWSPSLNNLEKVVVTDVTSNFLTVTIKESSTDQGFFKEKR